CGCATTTGAAAAATTTGTATAAAGATCTTACAGAAGATAAATTCACCCTGAACTGGAATGATGTTTTATATTTTCATAAAAAATATGCAACGGAATTTTACAGAACGGAGGCAGATGAATCAAAACTTAAGCCTCATCCGGTTCCTTCTTACCAGTACAATGATTATTTTATTGAAAGGAAATTATTAGGTAAGCTTAATATACAAAACTTTAAAGTACGCTTTATGTGTGGTTACAGAATCGACAGAAATGAATATGAGTTATTTCGGATCTTTCAATCGGATGAACACTTTATCTTCAACATTGAAGAGAAGAGATTATACCTGATCGATGATGAGCTTGCGTACTTAAATACTGCGGAAAATGAATCGAACCAGATTGTTATTATCAACCAGCTAAAGAGGAAAAATCAGGAGCTGGAGGAATCAATCGGTGAAAGAAAACGTACACTACCTGAAGATGTAGAGTCTGTTTTAAAGGACTATCTTCGAAACTTAGAAAACGTTGATATGATGAGCAAAATATTTGATGTCAATGAAGAAACAAATATTCTGCGTGCAATGCTTAATTTGAATTTGAATAATTAGGAAGGAGGGAAAATGCAAATTTGCTGAATTGTAAAAAGGCCAAATTGCATTATTTGTAGAAACTGTAAAATAGTTACTATAAGATAAAAAGGAAGCAATTTCACAATTATTCAGTTTAACGGATTAACTTAAAAAAGAAACTACCTTCAAAAAAGGTAGGATAAAAGTAATTTTGCGATTCAGCGGTTTCGCAATTCACTAAAAAAATAATTAAACATAAAAAAATGGCTATTAACTTACAGAAAGGTCAAAGAATTAATCTTACCAAAGAAAACGGAACTACTCTTACGCAAGCCTGTGTGGGAATTAACTGGGGGGCGATTGAGAAAAAGAGCTTTTTCGGGGGAAGTAAAAAAGAAGCAGTAGACTTAGATGCGAGCTGTATTTTATATGATTCCAATAAAAATGCAACGGAAGTAATCTACTTCGGAAACCTAAAGTCTAAAAACGGATCTGTGAAGCACAGTGGGGATGATCTTACAGGAGATGTAGACGGAGATGACGGTTTGGATAATGAGGTTATTACGGTGGATTTCAATCAGCTGGATCCCGGTGTTGAGCATGTTGCTCTGGTTTTGAACAGCTACAGAGGTCAGGATTTCGGAACCATTCCGTTTGCGTCCATTCGTATTTATGAGGGAACACCGACTAATGTAAAAGAAGTTTTCGCTAAATATGATATTGCTAACGACAAATCATTCAGCGGGCATGTTGCGATGGTAATGGGAGTTTTTTACAGAAGAAACGGGGAATGGAAATTCAACGCAATCGGAGATCCTACCGCAGACAGAAAACTGGAGCAGACAATCCAGACCGTACAGCAAAAGTATTTATAAGAAAAAAATATAGCACATAGACTGATTTACAGGCGTAGTGAGCTGATTATTGTTGATTGTAAATTTATTAAACAAGACTTTTGTCAGGCTTAGTTATGCTGAAATTGGTTATATTTACGCGAATTGAAATAAATGGCAATAATTGTACTCTGTACAGCTATTGCTTTTATCGTATATAATAAACACATAGTAAAGTGGAAAAACATCAAAGTATTTTAGAACTGCATCCTGGATTGGTGTGGGGATTTGCGGTAACGGTTGTTATCATGTTGCTTCTCGATTTGGGAGTTTTCAACAAAAAAAGTCACGAGGTTTCATCTAAAGAAGCAACGATCTGGTCTGTAGTATGGATTTCATTGTCCATGATCTTTTCAGGAGTGGTATATTGGGTGTTCAATCAGGCTGATGGGCATCATCTTGCTGTAGAAAAGTTTACCCAGTACCAGGCTGCTTACTGGATAGAAAAAGCCCTTTCAGTGGATAACCTGTTTGTATTTATCCTTGTTTTCGGATTTTTTAAAGTTCCGAAATATTTACATCATAAAGTTTTGTTCTGGGGAATTATAGGCGCGTTGATTTTCAGGGCGATATTTATTTTTGCCGGAGTCGAACTGATCAATTTAACTTATTTACCTGAAATGCACATTTTTGGTGAAGCTGTTAAGATTAATATTGTAATGGCACTCTTTGGTATTTTCCTTATTTACGCTGGTATTAAATCCTGGGGTGACGGAGGCGATGATGAGGATGAAGATTTCAGTAATACTGCCGGGGCCAAGCTTATCAAGAGCTTCTGGAAAGTTGCCGATAACTATGATGGAGATAAGTTCTTTACCGTTAAAAACGGGATCAGAATGGCGACCCCACTTTTGGTTGTTGTAGGGGTAATAGAATTTACGGATGTTCTTTTCGCTGTAGACTCAATTCCTGCTATTTTTGCGATTTCAGATGATCCGTTCATTCTTTATACTTCGAATATTTTTGCAATTCTAGGACTTAGATCATTGTATTTCCTATTAGCGAATTTTATTCATATGTTCAGTAAATTACCTTACGGATTAGCTATCATCCTATCTTTCATTGGAGTTAAGATGTTAATTGCACCATGGATTCATATTTCATCACCAATCTCATTAGGGGTCGTGGGTGGAGTACTGGTGATTTCAGTTATTTTATCAATCATGTTCCCTGAAAAAGAGGACGAAGCAAAAGAAAAGCTTGAAGAAAAATAAATCATAAAGCCTTACTGAAAAGTAAGGCTTTTTTATTGAACCTAGTTTTTTTATTTCGTGTCAATTGTTTTCAAGGCTATCCATGCAACAGTTTATTGATCTTACGCCGGGTCTGTACAGATACCTTATACGCTTCATCCCGGAGTTTCTGGATTTTACCAACAGGCTGGAAAATAGTCTTGCTTTCAAAAGGATTAAAAGACAGGAGTTCATGTTCACACGATCGCTCCAGTATACCATCCTTTTTGATTAGTACTTCACCTATTTTAATAAGGGGAGCATTCTTCCATTCACGATTTAAAATATTAATGGGCTGATCCTTTAAATCACAACACAGCTGAACCAATACATCCGCTACATACTCATTGGATGAAAAGTAATTTTCAATAGCTTCACGGGTACCTGTTTTTTTTCCAAAATTCTTCTCCGGAGATTGAGGTTTTAGCTGTATTTTGATCATATATTCGCCTAATCGGTAGGCTCCGATAGAGTGAAAATCAAATGAAAGGAAGAAATTGTTACGCCGGCTGATCAACCTGAACAGATGCTTTAAAAATGAAAAGGTGAATACTGATGGGATTATTTTTATTATCTGGTAAGCAAGAGGAAATACATGGTTCCATTTTTTTATAAAAAATTGGTTTATTGAGGTAAAAAGCTTCAAAAATGTACTTACTGAGTTAACCGGGAACAAAGGGAAATTAACCAATGGATAATTGGCCAGAACATCGCCGGTTTCGTCTTTTATTTTTACTGAAAAACCATAGGCTGGTATTTCTTTTTTCGATTTTGTAATTTTCAGATGTGCATTGGAAAACCTGATGATAAGATCATATTTTTCCTTATCAAAAAAGGGTTGCAGATTATCGGGTAGATTTGTATTTACTTTGAACTCTCCCTTTAGAACCGCATATGTTGTAGCATGAGCATTTCGCGTCGCATAATCTACATCGCTGATAATGGATGACTGTTCAACAAAATCTGAAATACTTTTTTTGTTGATCGTAAGAAGTTCTTTTTCCTCCTCCGTCAGTTCATTGAATTTCTTATTATATAATATTGGGCTTGGCATTAATTTTTAAATCCAATTATAACACCAAGTTTCGAATTGCATGTTAAGATAATGTTATTTTAGTGTTTTATCTGCTTAACATTCGGTTTTCAGTGTTTTTCAGAAAGTTTATCTTTGTAAAAAATTAAATAATGGGAGTAGCAGATATGTTATTTAAACGCAAAAAAGAACTGGCAGAAAAAAATCTTAATGAGGGAAAAGCCTTCATGGAAGAAAATGCCAAAAAGGATGGTGTTGTAACGTTGCCAAGCGGATTGCAGTATGAGATCATTACAGAAGGTAATGGAGCTCAGCCTAAAGCAAAAGATACGGTAAAATGTCACTACCACGGAACCACAATCAAAGGAGAGGTTTTTGATAGCTCTGTAAAAAGAGGAACTCCGGCGTCATTTCCTTTGAACAGAGTAATATCCGGATGGACAGAAGCTCTTCAGCTAATGCCAGTAGGAAGTAAATGGAGATTATTCCTTCCTCCTAACCTGGCTTATGGTGAGGAACAGATCAGCAAAGAAATTGGCCCGAACAGTACCCTTATTTTTGAAGTTGAACTATTGGGAATTAAATAATTTACTGATTAAATAAAGCTTAAAATTTACCCGATTTCTGGGTAAATTTTTTTATTTACTTTAAATTCGTATTTTAGATTTTAAGTTGTTTAAATAGGTGATAGATTATTTTTAATAATGCATGCAATCTCCTTCAACAGCTGACTACACAAAAATAGATTGAATGAAAAAGCTGCTTTACCTTTTTGCTATTTTTAGCTTAATAACTTCATGTGTTTCCAAAAAAAATCAGGCCATAAAGCAGAATATTCTTACTTTAAAAGATAGCTACTGCAAAGCGCCGTTCCAATACAATTACAGCAAAAAGCTTCCTTCCTATAATTCTGACTCTATTCTGGCTGCGAACAAGGAGCTTAAAGGAATGTTTTCCGATCAGAGTATCCTTATCCTGAATGCTCTGGATAATCTGGACGAAGTGCATCAGATTATGGAACTTAAAAAAGATACCTCACTAAGTGCTCAGGTTAAAGTTTTACAACTTAAAACTAAAATTAACAGTAAAATTACGATTGCACTCACAGAGCTGGATGCTGTAGCGGCTGAATTTGATTGCGAAGGAGAGCGGGTGGCTCAGATTGGAAGTTATGTAGATAATCTCAATGCTTCCAGGAATAATAAACTTATTTTATATTCCATTGTGGCAGGAGCTGCGGCATCCATTGCGGGAGGAATTGTAAAAGATGAGGGATGGAGCAGTGCAATAGATATTGGTGGGGGTGCTTTGGGAGCCGGATTCGGATTGGCTACCCTGAACCCGAAGGGGAAGAAGGTAGAGTTTATCCATCAAAGAAATCTTCTCAGGGATATATGGAACGAAAGACTTGAATCTCCTAATTTTCCACCATTTATCTGGTACATGTATACCGAGAAGAAGTTTTCCAATAAAGAATCAAGTTCCATCATCCAGAGTATGAAACAGAGATGGCTTCATTATCAGTTCGATGATGATAGGAAAGCTGCAGACAGTTCGGTTATTTTTAGTGACGGAGGATTTTATCGTGCTGATGACCTGCAAAACCGTGCAGCAATGCTTAATCAGATGCAATCAGCAACAAGGACGATCAATCAGAACATCAACTATCTGCTTTTGGATTTGGATAAATTGGTACTTTAAGAAAAATTTAACTGTAATAAATTTTGTTACAATTAAAAAATGTTTTACCTTTGTCCTGTAATTAAAATGAACAATACAAGATTTGCTACGGCAGTACATATTATGACCTTATTGGCAGATAGTCCGGAGGAGTGGTTAACTTCTGAGTGGATGGCTGGGAGTATCAATATTAATCCTGTTGTTGTTCGTAAGGAGTTAGGGGTTTTAAGAAACGCTGGTCTGGTTGCAAGCAGACAAGGTAAAGAAGGAGGAAGCCAGCTTTCAAGGAATGCGAGCGAAATCCGTATTTCTGATATCTACTCAGCAGTAAAAAACACTGAAGTTCTGGGTAAAAAAAATCTAAATCCTAATCCGGCTTGTAATGTTGGAAAAGAGATTAATAATCATTTAAACACATTATTCAGCGAAACAGAAAAGTTAGTGATTCAGTTTTTAGGGGATAAAACATTACAGGAGTTTTGTGATCAATTCAATTAAAATTTTTTACCCTTAAATGTAACAAAATTTATTACAATTTAATTTAAAAATAAACATTATGAAAAAAGTAGCAGTAATTGGTGCAACAGGATTTGTAGGTTCACATGTAGTGAAAGAATTGGAAAACAGAGGTTATGAAGTAGAGGCGATCGTAAGAGATGCTTCTAAAGTAGAGCAAAATGACAAAGTAAAGGCTAAAAGTGTTGATGTAAACAATGTAGAACAGCTAGCCGAAAATTTAAAGGGAATTGATGCTGTAATCAGTACTTATAACGCCGGATGGACAAATCCGAATCTATACAATGACTTTCTTACCGGTTCTGAAAACATTGAAAAAGCAGTTGAGAAATCAGGAGTAAAAAGACTTATAGTAGTAGGAGGTGCAGGAAGTCTTTATACACCGGATCATGTACAAATTGTAGACACGCCGGATTTTCCCGAAGCATATAAACCTGGAGCTACCGCTGCCAGAGATTATTTGAATAAGATCAAAGAAAATAATACGCTTGACTGGACCTTCTTTAGCCCTGCAATTGAAATGAACCAGGCTAACGTAGGAACAAGAACAGGAAAATACAGAACTTCTTTAGAAACTCCGGTATTGAATGAAGAGGGAAGAAGTATTCTGTCAGTAGAAGATGTAGCAGTTGTTCTGGTTGATGAATTGGAACAGAACAATCATATCCGTGAACGTTTTACAGCTGCTTACTAATCAAAACAACATTTTATGATGCTGAGAAAAAAATTATTATCATTACTCGCTGTCTTAGTTTTTGTAGGGAGTGCATGGGCTGGAAACCTGAAAATAAAAGTATATAATCCGGGGGCAAAAGCTATTTTTCCGATTACCTCTACTCTTGTATACGGAGATAAAGATGCCATACTGATTGATGCACAATTCCAAAAACAATATGCGGAAGAGTTGGTAAAGGAAATAAAGGCGACAGGCAAAAATCTGAAAACCGTTTTTATTTCGCACAGCGACCCTGACTTTTATTTTGGGCTTGATGTTATTAAAAAAGCATTTCCTAACGTAAGGATCATTTCCACAGCGCAGACAGCTTACCTTATTTCGGCTTCTAAAGATGATAAGCTGGCAGTATGGAATCCTCAGTTGAAAGCGGATGCTCCCTCAGAGGTTTATGTTCCTCAGGCTGTAGACTCAATTCCCGATTTGGAAGGAAATAAAATTGAGATCAGACAGAACCCTGACGATCCTGCCCATAGTTTTCTGTGGATTCCTTCGTTAAAAACAATTGTTGGAGGTATTTCCGTTTCTGTAGATTCTCATATCTGGATGGCAGATACTCAAAACAATGAAGCTATTGATAAATGGATTGCACAGATTGACGCAATGAAGGCTTTGCAACCACAACAAGTTGTTCCGTCTCATTTTGCGAAACTAAATTTGTCTCCACAATCTCTGGACTTTGTTAAAAAGTATTTAGAAAACTATAAAAAAGCCGTTCATGAGAACAAAAGTTCAGATGCTGTAGTGAAATATATGGTGAATCAATATCCGGATCTTCCTGGAAAAGATGAGTTGGGGATGGGCGTTAAGGTATTTTTAGGAGAGATGAACTGGGATCTGAAATCGCCATATCCGGCAATCGGAAGAAAGATTGAAGTGGATTTTGGAAAAGGAAAATTTGTATTGGATTATAAAGATAATAAAACGATGTCTTTTAGTGGTACAGAAGCTTTTAAAGGTATTTCAGATACTGTTGAGTATACGGCAACTGAGATTGCAAAAAATATATTCATGGTGTATTGGCATGAACCTAAAACCGGTGAAAATGTTACCCATATTCAGGATTATAATAAAAACATAATTTATACGAATATTGCTGGAAAAAACGGATCGTTCGATCATTTTAAAGTACCGTTTAAAATCTTGAAATAAAATAATAGGTAAAAACTCGGCTGCCGTCAGGCAGCCGAGTTTTTTTAATCCAATAATTCATTTAGGTATTTGAATTAAATGACATAACGTAGCCGGCAACCTTAGCGGATTCTTGATTGATTATAATTAAAACGATAGAATCTTTGTGTGTAAAACTCTCTAAGATATAACGGATTACACAGTCTCTTTTTCAAGTATAAATTTCTAATAAAATAACAAAAACGGCTGTCAAAAGACAGCCGTTTTTATATTATAAATTCATAAATAATTTCGGA
The sequence above is drawn from the Chryseobacterium daecheongense genome and encodes:
- a CDS encoding TerD family protein codes for the protein MAINLQKGQRINLTKENGTTLTQACVGINWGAIEKKSFFGGSKKEAVDLDASCILYDSNKNATEVIYFGNLKSKNGSVKHSGDDLTGDVDGDDGLDNEVITVDFNQLDPGVEHVALVLNSYRGQDFGTIPFASIRIYEGTPTNVKEVFAKYDIANDKSFSGHVAMVMGVFYRRNGEWKFNAIGDPTADRKLEQTIQTVQQKYL
- a CDS encoding TerC/Alx family metal homeostasis membrane protein; the encoded protein is MLLLDLGVFNKKSHEVSSKEATIWSVVWISLSMIFSGVVYWVFNQADGHHLAVEKFTQYQAAYWIEKALSVDNLFVFILVFGFFKVPKYLHHKVLFWGIIGALIFRAIFIFAGVELINLTYLPEMHIFGEAVKINIVMALFGIFLIYAGIKSWGDGGDDEDEDFSNTAGAKLIKSFWKVADNYDGDKFFTVKNGIRMATPLLVVVGVIEFTDVLFAVDSIPAIFAISDDPFILYTSNIFAILGLRSLYFLLANFIHMFSKLPYGLAIILSFIGVKMLIAPWIHISSPISLGVVGGVLVISVILSIMFPEKEDEAKEKLEEK
- a CDS encoding catalase; the encoded protein is MPSPILYNKKFNELTEEEKELLTINKKSISDFVEQSSIISDVDYATRNAHATTYAVLKGEFKVNTNLPDNLQPFFDKEKYDLIIRFSNAHLKITKSKKEIPAYGFSVKIKDETGDVLANYPLVNFPLFPVNSVSTFLKLFTSINQFFIKKWNHVFPLAYQIIKIIPSVFTFSFLKHLFRLISRRNNFFLSFDFHSIGAYRLGEYMIKIQLKPQSPEKNFGKKTGTREAIENYFSSNEYVADVLVQLCCDLKDQPINILNREWKNAPLIKIGEVLIKKDGILERSCEHELLSFNPFESKTIFQPVGKIQKLRDEAYKVSVQTRRKINKLLHG
- a CDS encoding FKBP-type peptidyl-prolyl cis-trans isomerase, translating into MGVADMLFKRKKELAEKNLNEGKAFMEENAKKDGVVTLPSGLQYEIITEGNGAQPKAKDTVKCHYHGTTIKGEVFDSSVKRGTPASFPLNRVISGWTEALQLMPVGSKWRLFLPPNLAYGEEQISKEIGPNSTLIFEVELLGIK
- a CDS encoding Rrf2 family transcriptional regulator; this encodes MNNTRFATAVHIMTLLADSPEEWLTSEWMAGSININPVVVRKELGVLRNAGLVASRQGKEGGSQLSRNASEIRISDIYSAVKNTEVLGKKNLNPNPACNVGKEINNHLNTLFSETEKLVIQFLGDKTLQEFCDQFN
- a CDS encoding NAD(P)H-binding protein, whose protein sequence is MKKVAVIGATGFVGSHVVKELENRGYEVEAIVRDASKVEQNDKVKAKSVDVNNVEQLAENLKGIDAVISTYNAGWTNPNLYNDFLTGSENIEKAVEKSGVKRLIVVGGAGSLYTPDHVQIVDTPDFPEAYKPGATAARDYLNKIKENNTLDWTFFSPAIEMNQANVGTRTGKYRTSLETPVLNEEGRSILSVEDVAVVLVDELEQNNHIRERFTAAY
- a CDS encoding MBL fold metallo-hydrolase; its protein translation is MMLRKKLLSLLAVLVFVGSAWAGNLKIKVYNPGAKAIFPITSTLVYGDKDAILIDAQFQKQYAEELVKEIKATGKNLKTVFISHSDPDFYFGLDVIKKAFPNVRIISTAQTAYLISASKDDKLAVWNPQLKADAPSEVYVPQAVDSIPDLEGNKIEIRQNPDDPAHSFLWIPSLKTIVGGISVSVDSHIWMADTQNNEAIDKWIAQIDAMKALQPQQVVPSHFAKLNLSPQSLDFVKKYLENYKKAVHENKSSDAVVKYMVNQYPDLPGKDELGMGVKVFLGEMNWDLKSPYPAIGRKIEVDFGKGKFVLDYKDNKTMSFSGTEAFKGISDTVEYTATEIAKNIFMVYWHEPKTGENVTHIQDYNKNIIYTNIAGKNGSFDHFKVPFKILK